GGACCTGCGGCTTGATCTCCGTCTTGACGATCCCCGGCACGGCCTCCAGGCCGGCCATGTCGATCTCGTTGTCGAAGTGGCCGATGTTGCCCACGACGGCCTTGTCCTTCATGGCGAGCATGTGCTCGACCCGCACGACGTCCTTGTTGCCGGTCGTCGTGATGAAGAAGTCCGCCTCGCCGACGACGTCCTCCAGGCGCGCGACCTGGAAGCCGTCCATCGCGGCCTGCAGCGCGCAGATCGGGTCGACCTCGGACACGATGACGCGCGCGCCCTGGCCGCGGAACGCCTCCGCGGCGCCCTTGCCGACGTCGCCGTAGCCCGCGACGAACGCGACCTTGCCGCCGATGAGGATGTCCGTGGCGCGGTTGATGCCGTCGGGCAGCGAGTGCCGGATCCCGTACTTGTTGTCGAACTTCGACTTCGTCACCGAGTCGTTGACGTTGATCGCCGGGAACAGCAGCTCGCCCGACTCCGCGAGGTGGTAGAGCCGGTGCACGCCCGTCGTGGTCTCCTCGGTGACACCGCCGAGCTGCTGGGCGATGCCCGTCCAGCGCAGCGGGTCCGACTCGAGCGCACGCCGCAGCACGCCGCGCACCACGTTCATCTCGTGCGTGTGGTCGGGCTCCCCCGGCAGGGTGTCCGGCGGGACGATGCCGGCGCGCTCGTACTGCAGGCCCAGGTGGACCAGCATCGTCGCGTCGCCGCCGTCGTCGAGGATGAGGTTCGGACCCTCCTCGCCCGGCCACAGCAGGATCTGCTCGGTGCAGTCCCAGTACTCCTCCAGCGACTCGCCCTTCCAGGCGAACACCGGTACGCCCTGCGGGTCGGCCGGGGTGCCGTGCGGGCCGACGACGACCGCCGCGGCCGCCTCGTCCTGGGTGGAGAAGATGTTGCAGCTCGCCCACCGGACCTGCGCGCCCAGCGCGACGAGGGTCTCGATGAGGACGGCGGTCTGGACGGTCATGTGCAGCGAGCCCGCGATGCGGGCGCCGCGCAGCGGCTGGGCCGCGCCGAACTCCTCGCGCAGGGCCATGAGGCCCGGCATCTCGTGCTCGGCGAGCCGGATCTGGTGGCGGCCGGCCTCGGCCAGCGCGAGCGAACGGACCTTGTACTTCCCGAAGACCTCGTCGAATCCGGGCGCGGTCGCGGGTGCCGACGTGGTGTCGGTCATGGGTGCCCTCCTGGGACGTCGTCGTGTCGTGTCGCGCACTGGGGGCTCCCGTCGGCGCAGGCCGCGCCCTGGGCGCGATCACCCCAGGGTAGTCCGCCCGCGCGCCCGACGGCGGCCCCTCTCGGGGTGACATCGGCGGGACGACGACGGGCCGGCACCCGCAGGTGCCGGCCCGTCGCACGGGTTCGTCAGCCGTTCTTCGAGGCGCGGTAGCCGGCCTCACGCGCCGCCGACGCCGTCGTGAAGCACTCCTCGGGGTTGGTCACCTCGTACCAGCGGCCGCCGGGCACGTGGTAGATCCAGTCCGTGCTCCCCCGGTTGCCCTTGATCGGCGCCCAGCCCGGGCAGTCCCATCCGTCGGGCGACGTGCTGGTCGGGCGCACGCCCGCCTTCACGACGAGGGTCTGGGTGCGGGTCTTCGTCCTGACCTCGCCCCGCTTCTGCCGGGTCACGGAGTCGTACCGCTGGAAGCGCACCTTGGTCGTGACGCGGTACGTCCCCGGCGCCAGCCTCGCCTTGCGCACGTTCTTCGCGACCGTCGCGCCCGTCGACGTCTTCTTCACGGTGATCGTCTTCTTCCGCACCGACACCACGCCGGTGGTCGCCACGCGCGGCTTCACCGTGGCCTTGCCGCCGTACGGGGCACGCTTCGTGGGAATCTTCCTGATCGTCAGCTTCGGGACGACCTTCGTCGCGGCCACCGTCGTACCGACGGGGGCCGCGGTCGCGGCGGGGGTGGCGACGGCGAGCGAGCCGCCGGACAGCAGGGCGCCGATCGTGACGGCGGCGAGGAACGTGCGCATGAGGGGTGCTCCGGGTCGTGGCCGCGGCGCGGCCGGGTGGGATGGCGCGGGGGCGGGTCGCGCCGCACGGCGCGGCCCGCCCCCGCGGGGACCGTCGGTCAGTTCAGACCGTCGACGTACTGCGTCGTGGGGCCGAACTCGGACTCGCCGCTCCAGTCGGTGATCGCCCAGATCCCGCCGCGCGCGGTCGCGGTCGGGACCGTGGCCTCGATCACGACCACTCCGCACCCGTCCTCATCGATCCCGTAGTCCGACTCCGTACCCGTGTACCACGCACCGTTCGACGTGCGGTAGCGGGAGTAGAGGTCCCAGTACGGCGTCGAGGAGACGTCGTCCGACAGCGCGCACGCGGCGACTCCGGCGACGAGCCAGGTGGTGCCGTCACCCATGTTGACGGCCTCGGTCGGGCTCACCATCTGGAGCCAGTAGTTGCCTACGTAGGCGGTCTCCGCGGGGTACGGGTCCGACTCCGTGGAGTCGACGAGGAGCCCGGCGGCCTTGCTCGTGGCAGACCCGCCGGAGTTCTTCACGACCACGCGGTACTCGGCCAGGGTGTCGACAGCGCGCGCCGTGAACGACAGCGCGGACGTGGTGCGACCCGAGAGGTTCTTCCACACGTCTTCCCCGAAGGCGCGGCGCTGCCACTGGTAGGACAGACCCGAGCCGCTCGCCGTGACCGAGAATCGAACGGTGTC
This Isoptericola jiangsuensis DNA region includes the following protein-coding sequences:
- the ahcY gene encoding adenosylhomocysteinase, which encodes MTDTTSAPATAPGFDEVFGKYKVRSLALAEAGRHQIRLAEHEMPGLMALREEFGAAQPLRGARIAGSLHMTVQTAVLIETLVALGAQVRWASCNIFSTQDEAAAAVVVGPHGTPADPQGVPVFAWKGESLEEYWDCTEQILLWPGEEGPNLILDDGGDATMLVHLGLQYERAGIVPPDTLPGEPDHTHEMNVVRGVLRRALESDPLRWTGIAQQLGGVTEETTTGVHRLYHLAESGELLFPAINVNDSVTKSKFDNKYGIRHSLPDGINRATDILIGGKVAFVAGYGDVGKGAAEAFRGQGARVIVSEVDPICALQAAMDGFQVARLEDVVGEADFFITTTGNKDVVRVEHMLAMKDKAVVGNIGHFDNEIDMAGLEAVPGIVKTEIKPQVHEWTLPAGDGRAERSIIVLSEGRLLNLGNATGHPSFVMSNSFANQVIGQLELFADMARPAEERQYERQVYRLPKVLDEKVARLHLDALGVRLTELSPAQADYIGVPVQGPYKPEHYRY